A single genomic interval of Acidovorax sp. 1608163 harbors:
- a CDS encoding ABC transporter substrate-binding protein translates to MGGSAAVAQDKVLRIAMTAADIPRTLGQPDQGFEGNRFTGIPIYDSLTQWDLSKADAPSVLIEGLATAWAVDAKDKTKWVFKLRPGVKFHDGSAFNADAVVWNVAKVLDKDAVHFDASQVGVTASRMPTLRSARKIDDLTVELTTSEPDAFLPINLTNLFMASPAHWQKKFDAASGATPADKSKAAWTAFAADPAGSGPFKVTRFVARERLELAANKAYWDAKRTPKIDKVVMLPMPEANARTAALLGGQVDWIEAPAPDAMPQITQRGFKIYSNAQPHVWPWQLSFAEGSPWLDKRVRQAANLCIDRGGMKQLLGGMMAEPKGTVPPGHPWWGNPKFDIKYDVKAAQALMAQAGYSAAKPIKVKVQISASGSGQMQPLPMNEFAQQSLKQCYFDVQFDVIEWNTLFTNWRKGAKDPSANGANAVNISFAAMDPFFAMVRFVSTKAFPPVSNNWGYYGNAEVDKLVADARTSFDDKARDAALAKLHAHIVEDAPFVWIAHDVGPRALSAKVKNVVQPKSWFIDIATMTMD, encoded by the coding sequence ATGGGTGGCAGCGCTGCGGTGGCGCAGGACAAAGTGCTGCGCATTGCCATGACGGCTGCCGACATTCCGCGCACGCTGGGGCAGCCTGACCAGGGCTTTGAGGGCAACCGCTTCACCGGCATTCCCATCTACGACTCGCTCACGCAATGGGATTTGTCAAAGGCCGATGCACCGAGCGTGCTGATCGAGGGGCTGGCTACCGCGTGGGCGGTAGATGCCAAGGACAAGACCAAGTGGGTCTTCAAGCTGCGCCCTGGTGTCAAATTCCATGATGGCTCGGCCTTCAATGCCGATGCGGTGGTGTGGAATGTGGCCAAGGTGCTGGACAAGGACGCCGTGCACTTTGACGCCAGCCAGGTGGGCGTGACGGCGTCGCGCATGCCCACGCTGCGCTCGGCCCGCAAGATCGACGACCTCACGGTAGAGCTGACAACCAGCGAGCCCGATGCCTTTCTGCCCATCAACCTCACCAATCTGTTCATGGCCTCGCCTGCACATTGGCAGAAGAAGTTTGATGCAGCCTCTGGCGCCACACCGGCCGACAAGTCCAAGGCTGCGTGGACCGCCTTTGCGGCCGATCCCGCGGGTTCGGGTCCCTTCAAGGTGACGCGGTTTGTGGCGCGTGAGCGCCTGGAGCTGGCCGCCAACAAGGCGTATTGGGATGCCAAGCGCACGCCCAAGATCGACAAGGTGGTGATGTTGCCCATGCCTGAGGCCAATGCCCGCACGGCCGCGTTGCTGGGCGGCCAGGTGGACTGGATCGAGGCGCCTGCGCCCGATGCCATGCCGCAGATCACGCAGCGTGGTTTCAAGATTTACTCCAACGCCCAGCCCCACGTATGGCCGTGGCAGCTGTCGTTTGCTGAGGGCTCGCCCTGGCTGGACAAGCGTGTGCGCCAGGCGGCCAACCTGTGCATTGACCGTGGCGGCATGAAGCAGCTGCTGGGCGGCATGATGGCCGAGCCCAAGGGCACGGTGCCGCCCGGCCACCCCTGGTGGGGCAACCCCAAGTTCGACATCAAGTACGACGTGAAGGCGGCACAGGCCTTGATGGCGCAGGCGGGCTACTCGGCTGCCAAGCCCATCAAGGTGAAGGTGCAGATCTCGGCCTCGGGATCGGGACAGATGCAGCCACTGCCGATGAATGAGTTTGCGCAGCAGTCCCTCAAGCAGTGCTACTTCGACGTGCAGTTCGACGTGATCGAGTGGAACACCTTGTTCACCAACTGGCGCAAGGGCGCCAAGGACCCGTCAGCCAATGGCGCGAACGCCGTGAACATCAGCTTTGCCGCCATGGATCCGTTCTTTGCCATGGTGCGATTTGTGAGCACCAAGGCCTTCCCGCCGGTGTCCAACAACTGGGGTTACTACGGCAATGCCGAGGTGGACAAGCTGGTGGCCGATGCCCGCACCAGTTTTGACGACAAGGCCCGTGACGCTGCCCTGGCCAAGTTGCATGCCCACATCGTGGAAGACGCACCGTTTGTCTGGATCGCCCACGACGTGGGGCCGCGTGCCCTGTCGGCCAAGGTCAAGAACGTGGTGCAGCCCAAGAGCTGGTTCATTGACATCGCCACGATGACGATGGATTGA
- a CDS encoding ABC transporter permease, with product MVAYLLRRIVYALPIMLGVALVCFLLVHLAPGDPLVSILPPDASAELQAQLRELYGFNRSLPEQFAMWVWRALHGDLGVSIASNRAVAGEVMTAVANTLRLAVVATAIGFVLGSLFGFVAGYFRHSWVDRLASLLSVLGVSVPHYWLGMVMVIVFSSQLAWLPATGAGPGGSSDWAWDWEHLQFLVLPAITMSVIPMGIIARTVRALVAEILDQEFIVGLRAKGLTHFGVFRHMVKNAAPTALAVMGLQLGYLLGGSILIETVFSWPGTGFLLNSAIFQRDLPLLQGTILVLALFFVLLNLLVDMLQTLLDPRIARA from the coding sequence ATGGTTGCTTATCTGCTGCGCCGCATCGTCTATGCCCTGCCTATCATGCTGGGCGTGGCGCTGGTGTGCTTTTTACTGGTGCACCTGGCCCCTGGCGATCCGCTGGTGTCTATCTTGCCGCCCGACGCCTCGGCCGAGCTGCAGGCCCAGTTGCGCGAGTTGTATGGGTTTAACCGATCGCTGCCTGAGCAGTTTGCGATGTGGGTGTGGCGCGCACTGCACGGTGACCTGGGCGTATCGATTGCCAGCAACCGCGCCGTGGCGGGCGAAGTGATGACGGCCGTGGCCAACACCCTGCGCCTGGCCGTGGTGGCCACAGCCATTGGCTTTGTGCTGGGCAGTCTGTTTGGCTTTGTGGCGGGGTACTTTCGCCACTCGTGGGTAGACCGGCTGGCGTCCCTGCTGTCGGTGCTGGGGGTGAGCGTGCCGCACTACTGGCTGGGCATGGTGATGGTGATCGTTTTCAGCTCGCAGCTGGCCTGGCTACCCGCCACGGGGGCGGGCCCGGGGGGCTCGTCCGACTGGGCCTGGGACTGGGAGCACCTGCAGTTCCTGGTGCTTCCTGCCATCACGATGTCGGTGATCCCGATGGGCATCATCGCGCGCACCGTGCGTGCCCTGGTGGCCGAAATTCTGGACCAGGAGTTCATTGTGGGCCTGCGGGCCAAGGGGCTCACGCACTTTGGTGTGTTTCGCCACATGGTCAAGAACGCAGCGCCTACGGCGCTGGCGGTGATGGGGCTGCAACTGGGCTACCTGTTGGGGGGCTCTATCCTGATCGAGACCGTGTTCTCCTGGCCGGGCACGGGCTTCTTGCTCAACTCCGCCATCTTCCAGCGCGACCTGCCTTTGCTGCAGGGAACCATTC